A region of Pseudocalidococcus azoricus BACA0444 DNA encodes the following proteins:
- the rpoD gene encoding RNA polymerase sigma factor RpoD has protein sequence MTQATVLEATPAAEMALDALLIEAEDELDEELDELEDDEASDDGEGKAGKAKGRRRATAKKKHYTEDSIRLYLQEIGRIRLLRADEEIELARKIADLLELERIRDRISEQLDCDPEDLERHPEPWASEVKMTLPAFRHRLFIGRRAKEKMVQSNLRLVVSIAKKYMNRGLSFQDLIQEGSLGLIRAAEKFDHEKGYKFSTYATWWIRQAITRAIADQSRTIRLPVHLYETISRIKKTTKLLSQEMGRKPTEEEIAERMEMTIEKLRFIAKSAQLPISLETPIGKEEDSRLGDFIESDGETPEDQVSKHLLREDLETVLCTLSPRERDVLKLRYGLDDGRMKTLEEIGQIFNVTRERIRQIEAKALRKLRHPNRNSVLKEYIR, from the coding sequence ATGACCCAGGCCACTGTACTCGAGGCAACCCCGGCGGCCGAAATGGCCCTTGATGCATTACTCATTGAGGCTGAGGATGAACTGGATGAAGAGCTTGATGAGTTAGAAGATGATGAGGCCTCCGATGATGGTGAGGGCAAAGCGGGTAAGGCTAAGGGGCGGCGGCGGGCCACGGCCAAGAAAAAACATTACACCGAAGATTCCATTCGCCTCTACTTACAAGAAATTGGCCGGATTCGCTTGCTGCGGGCCGATGAAGAAATTGAACTGGCACGGAAAATCGCTGACCTATTGGAACTGGAGCGGATTCGTGACCGGATTAGTGAGCAATTAGACTGTGACCCAGAGGACTTAGAGCGACATCCCGAACCCTGGGCCAGTGAAGTTAAGATGACCTTGCCCGCATTTCGGCATCGCTTATTTATTGGGCGGCGGGCGAAAGAAAAAATGGTCCAGTCGAACCTCCGTTTGGTGGTGTCCATTGCCAAGAAATATATGAACCGGGGCCTGTCCTTCCAAGATTTGATTCAAGAAGGGAGCTTGGGCCTAATTCGGGCAGCGGAAAAGTTTGATCACGAGAAAGGCTATAAATTCTCCACCTATGCCACTTGGTGGATCCGCCAGGCCATCACTCGCGCCATTGCTGATCAATCCCGAACCATTCGCCTTCCTGTCCACCTTTACGAAACCATCTCTCGGATTAAGAAAACCACTAAACTCCTCTCCCAAGAAATGGGCCGCAAACCCACCGAGGAAGAAATTGCCGAACGGATGGAAATGACCATTGAAAAACTCCGGTTTATTGCCAAGTCGGCCCAACTGCCAATTTCCTTAGAAACCCCCATCGGTAAAGAAGAAGATTCTCGGTTGGGGGATTTTATTGAGTCCGATGGCGAAACCCCAGAAGATCAGGTTTCCAAACATTTGCTCCGGGAAGACTTGGAAACAGTTTTATGTACCCTCAGTCCGCGGGAACGAGATGTTTTGAAACTGCGTTATGGCCTGGACGATGGGCGGATGAAAACCCTGGAAGAAATTGGGCAAATTTTCAATGTAACGCGGGAACGGATTCGCCAAATTGAAGCCAAAGCCCTGCGCAAACTCCGCCATCCCAACCGTAATAGTGTCCTGAAGGAATATATCCGCTAG
- a CDS encoding biotin/lipoate A/B protein ligase family protein: MTVNISHPAWRYIPPITATGLTQMAIDTWLWQQQQQGLLTSCLRFYQWEGAAISCGYHQQGLPEHWQTLAWERKPLDIVRRPTGGRAVLHQGDLTYGLVTTLAAPQRRLAYETLCRFLIKGWGRLGMELSFGSDQRHDQRTVNCFSRATRADLVLAGGYKLIGSAQAWSGLTVLQHGSMRLRPDPNLWQQVFQAPLILPNCQFPDPEIIISTLCQALEDDLGISLVSEPLTPAEWQAIKNIQNNPQFTCSN, translated from the coding sequence ATGACCGTTAACATCTCTCACCCGGCCTGGCGGTATATTCCCCCGATAACGGCGACCGGTTTAACCCAAATGGCTATTGATACCTGGCTTTGGCAACAACAACAACAGGGCTTGCTCACGTCTTGTCTGCGATTTTATCAGTGGGAGGGGGCGGCAATTTCCTGTGGCTATCATCAGCAAGGCTTACCGGAGCATTGGCAAACCTTGGCCTGGGAGAGAAAACCCTTAGATATCGTCAGACGACCCACAGGGGGGCGGGCTGTTTTACATCAGGGGGATTTAACCTATGGCCTGGTGACAACCCTAGCAGCACCCCAGAGACGCTTAGCCTACGAAACCCTCTGTCGGTTTTTGATCAAAGGTTGGGGCCGTTTGGGCATGGAGTTATCTTTCGGGTCTGACCAGAGGCATGATCAGCGGACTGTGAACTGTTTTAGCCGTGCCACCAGAGCAGATTTAGTCTTGGCGGGGGGCTATAAATTAATTGGTAGTGCCCAGGCCTGGAGTGGGTTAACTGTTTTACAACATGGTTCAATGCGGCTACGGCCTGATCCAAATTTATGGCAACAGGTATTCCAAGCCCCGTTAATTCTGCCTAACTGTCAATTCCCTGATCCTGAAATTATTATCTCAACCCTCTGCCAGGCCCTCGAGGATGATTTGGGGATTTCCCTAGTCTCAGAACCCTTAACTCCAGCGGAATGGCAAGCCATTAAAAATATCCAGAACAACCCGCAATTCACCTGCTCAAACTAA
- a CDS encoding PrsW family glutamic-type intramembrane protease: MTENLGSFGSFPRPGQGPLLRQVSPETQDFWLSTSASTLIGRDPQSCQVVLDSQRYGAVSRHHVSLRPGPGATEPWIWQIEDLNSINGTFLNHRRITAPHVLTPGDRFRLGTEGPEFEFNYIAATEIPATLTRPPVSTLTLSQLMPLLAAGQDLARKAYLMPGMVTVLAVILLFMTTANGSLFKVVLAVYLGLAGYYFIYQLCGKPKPIWVLAAAVILEILLIRSPITLGLAWFFRQVLPGTVNPSQMNFGQQFIGYFFGAGLLEELLKAIPVLMAWGLGRLLRSPRREQIGVWEPLDGILLATAAALGFTWLETLGQYVPNLIAQTGDLTGLQVLIPRVLGSVAGHMAYSGYFGYCIGLAVLYPRQRWFILGLGWFVAALIHALWNTSATSFGPLGLVGVGILAYALLTATILKARQLSPTRALNFATRFYDR; the protein is encoded by the coding sequence ATGACGGAAAACCTCGGATCGTTTGGCTCATTTCCCAGGCCTGGCCAGGGGCCCCTGTTACGGCAAGTTTCTCCAGAAACCCAGGACTTTTGGTTATCAACATCGGCATCAACCCTGATTGGACGGGATCCGCAAAGCTGTCAGGTGGTTCTAGATTCCCAACGCTATGGGGCTGTCTCTCGCCATCATGTTTCCTTACGACCCGGCCCTGGGGCTACAGAACCCTGGATCTGGCAAATTGAGGATTTGAACAGTATTAACGGGACATTTTTGAATCACCGCCGCATTACGGCCCCCCATGTGTTGACCCCTGGTGATCGGTTTCGGTTGGGCACGGAGGGGCCGGAGTTTGAGTTTAATTACATTGCTGCCACTGAAATCCCTGCAACCCTGACCCGCCCGCCTGTGAGTACCTTAACCCTGTCCCAATTAATGCCCCTGTTAGCGGCTGGCCAGGATTTAGCCCGCAAGGCCTATTTAATGCCGGGGATGGTGACGGTGTTGGCCGTGATTTTGCTATTTATGACTACGGCTAATGGCTCCCTGTTTAAGGTGGTGTTGGCGGTTTATCTGGGCCTGGCAGGGTATTACTTTATCTATCAACTCTGTGGCAAACCAAAACCAATTTGGGTCTTGGCGGCGGCGGTAATTTTGGAAATTTTATTAATTCGGAGTCCCATTACCCTTGGCCTGGCCTGGTTTTTTCGGCAGGTGCTACCGGGAACAGTCAATCCAAGTCAGATGAATTTTGGGCAGCAGTTTATTGGTTACTTTTTTGGGGCGGGGCTGCTGGAGGAGTTACTCAAAGCAATTCCTGTGTTGATGGCCTGGGGGTTGGGACGGCTGTTGCGCTCTCCTCGCCGGGAACAGATTGGGGTTTGGGAACCGTTGGATGGGATTTTATTGGCCACAGCCGCTGCCTTGGGCTTTACGTGGTTAGAGACGCTGGGGCAGTATGTCCCCAATTTAATTGCCCAAACGGGAGATTTAACCGGCTTACAGGTCTTGATTCCGCGGGTCTTAGGGTCGGTGGCCGGACATATGGCCTACAGTGGCTATTTTGGTTATTGTATTGGTTTGGCGGTGCTGTACCCGCGACAACGTTGGTTTATCTTGGGCTTGGGTTGGTTTGTGGCGGCTTTAATTCATGCCCTTTGGAATACTTCGGCCACCAGTTTTGGCCCCTTGGGCTTAGTCGGGGTGGGCATTTTGGCCTATGCGTTACTAACCGCAACAATTCTTAAGGCGCGTCAACTCTCCCCGACGCGAGCCTTGAACTTTGCGACCCGTTTTTATGACCGTTAA
- the plsX gene encoding phosphate acyltransferase PlsX gives MTCPRIAVDAMGGDYAPDEIVAGAIRAQAELAAEIILVGDPEPIQRYLDEHESGIKLKIVPAADVVEMHEEPLIALRRKPNASINVAMTLVKKGEADAVVSAGHSGAAMAAALLRLGKLPGIDRPAIGAMFPTLLPSKSVLILDVGANVDCKPRYLEQFALMGSIYSQFVLGVEEPKVGLLNIGEEDCKGNDLALQAHSLLRDNPRISFLGNAEGRDVMSGQFDVVVCDGFVGNVLLKFAESLGGVLVQILREELPKGWRGRLGTALLRPNLRNIKQRIDHAEHGGGLLLGVDGICIISHGSAQAPSIFNAIRLAQEAVEHQVSQRIQACYQASSVVGEGD, from the coding sequence ATGACTTGTCCACGGATTGCGGTAGATGCCATGGGCGGCGACTATGCCCCCGACGAAATAGTTGCTGGAGCGATTCGGGCCCAAGCAGAATTGGCAGCAGAAATTATCCTGGTGGGCGATCCTGAGCCAATCCAGCGGTATTTAGATGAACATGAAAGCGGGATTAAGCTAAAAATAGTCCCCGCCGCTGATGTGGTGGAAATGCATGAAGAGCCGTTGATTGCCCTGCGCCGCAAACCCAATGCCTCAATCAATGTCGCCATGACCTTGGTGAAGAAAGGGGAAGCTGATGCGGTGGTTTCGGCCGGACATTCTGGGGCGGCGATGGCAGCGGCATTACTCCGACTGGGAAAATTACCCGGGATTGACCGACCAGCGATTGGAGCCATGTTCCCGACCCTCCTCCCCAGTAAATCGGTCTTAATTCTCGATGTTGGGGCCAACGTGGACTGTAAACCCCGCTACCTTGAACAATTTGCCTTGATGGGTTCCATTTACAGTCAATTTGTTTTAGGGGTTGAAGAACCCAAGGTTGGCCTGCTCAATATTGGCGAAGAAGACTGCAAAGGCAATGACCTCGCCCTCCAGGCCCACAGCTTGTTGCGGGACAATCCCCGGATTTCCTTTTTGGGTAATGCAGAAGGGCGTGATGTCATGTCGGGGCAGTTTGATGTCGTAGTTTGTGATGGCTTTGTCGGGAATGTTTTATTGAAATTTGCTGAATCCCTCGGGGGCGTGTTAGTTCAAATTCTCCGGGAAGAACTCCCCAAAGGTTGGCGGGGTCGCTTAGGAACAGCCCTGTTACGCCCTAACTTACGGAATATCAAACAACGGATTGATCATGCCGAACATGGGGGCGGTTTGCTCTTGGGGGTGGATGGAATTTGCATCATCAGTCATGGCAGTGCCCAGGCCCCATCCATTTTTAATGCCATTCGTCTGGCCCAAGAAGCGGTCGAGCACCAAGTCTCGCAACGGATCCAGGCCTGTTATCAAGCATCCAGTGTCGTTGGAGAGGGAGATTAG
- a CDS encoding beta-ketoacyl-ACP synthase 3 translates to MELPFGVNFIGIGAAAPPVALSNHDLTALVETSDEWIQTRTGICQRRIATPDITLTELATTAAQNAITQAKIDPTTIDLIILATSTPDDLFGSASLIQSKIGASHAVAFDLTAACSGFIFGLVTASQYLQTGTYRRALVIGADILSRWVDWTDRRTCILFGDGAGAMILDAAPTNENALLGFELRSDGKLNHHLTLAFQPEPQALVHTKIAQGKYQPIYMNGQEIYRFAVTQVPEVITKTLHRANLTAADMDWLVLHQANQRILDSVAQRLEIPKEKVISNLANYGNTSAASIPLALAESINQGKIKPGHVIATAGFGAGLTWGSAIFRWGV, encoded by the coding sequence GTGGAGTTGCCCTTTGGCGTAAATTTTATTGGTATTGGAGCCGCCGCCCCCCCTGTTGCCCTGAGTAATCATGACTTAACTGCCTTAGTTGAAACCTCCGATGAGTGGATTCAGACCCGCACCGGAATTTGCCAGCGCCGGATTGCCACCCCAGACATTACCCTAACGGAACTCGCTACAACTGCGGCCCAAAACGCGATCACCCAGGCCAAGATTGATCCGACCACGATTGATTTAATCATCCTGGCCACTTCAACTCCAGATGATTTATTTGGCAGTGCCAGTTTAATCCAGTCAAAAATTGGCGCGTCCCATGCCGTTGCCTTTGATCTCACCGCGGCCTGTTCGGGATTTATTTTTGGCCTGGTGACTGCCTCCCAATATTTGCAAACAGGCACTTACCGGCGGGCCTTAGTGATTGGGGCTGATATTCTTTCCCGCTGGGTGGATTGGACGGATCGGCGCACCTGTATTTTGTTTGGCGATGGGGCCGGGGCCATGATTCTGGATGCGGCTCCCACCAATGAAAACGCGCTCCTTGGGTTTGAACTTCGCAGTGATGGCAAACTAAATCACCATTTAACCTTGGCATTTCAACCGGAACCCCAGGCCTTAGTCCACACGAAAATTGCCCAAGGGAAATATCAACCCATCTACATGAACGGTCAAGAAATTTATCGCTTTGCCGTTACCCAAGTCCCAGAAGTGATTACAAAAACCCTGCATCGAGCGAACCTTACCGCTGCTGATATGGATTGGTTAGTCCTTCATCAAGCGAATCAACGAATTTTAGATTCGGTCGCCCAACGCTTAGAGATTCCCAAAGAGAAAGTTATTAGTAATTTGGCCAACTACGGCAATACCTCAGCAGCTTCAATTCCCTTAGCTTTGGCAGAATCTATTAATCAAGGCAAGATAAAACCAGGCCATGTCATTGCCACCGCGGGGTTTGGGGCGGGTTTAACCTGGGGTTCAGCTATTTTCCGTTGGGGGGTCTGA
- a CDS encoding HepT-like ribonuclease domain-containing protein produces the protein MSQRDDLVYIGHMMDTARKAIDFVAGLSREDFDDNEQLRLAITYLLQIIGEAARRVSLEFRDTHPEIPWKAIVGMRSKVVHDYLNVDEDVVWDTVKNDLAPYSSGTRKTFAQILNNCLKFIKQE, from the coding sequence ATGTCGCAACGTGATGACCTAGTTTATATTGGACACATGATGGATACTGCCAGAAAAGCGATTGATTTTGTAGCAGGTTTAAGCCGAGAAGACTTTGATGATAATGAGCAACTGAGATTAGCAATCACTTATCTATTACAAATTATTGGCGAAGCTGCTCGAAGAGTTTCCTTAGAGTTTCGAGATACCCATCCAGAAATTCCCTGGAAAGCAATCGTTGGGATGAGAAGTAAGGTTGTTCATGACTACTTAAACGTAGATGAAGATGTAGTTTGGGACACTGTAAAAAATGATCTTGCTCCCTATAGTTCTGGAACTAGAAAAACTTTTGCTCAAATTTTAAACAACTGCTTGAAATTTATAAAACAGGAGTAG
- a CDS encoding nucleotidyltransferase family protein — MKLKNIEIPVDKISALCQQWHISKLSLFGSVLRDDFSPTSDIDILVEFESGFTPGFFKLYQIQEELSALFDNRPIDLITTKFLNQRIRDRVLATAKVFYVAT; from the coding sequence ATGAAACTTAAAAATATTGAAATTCCTGTTGATAAAATTTCAGCACTCTGTCAACAATGGCATATTTCTAAACTTTCGTTATTTGGCTCAGTTTTGCGAGATGATTTTTCACCCACTAGTGACATTGATATTTTAGTTGAGTTTGAATCTGGCTTTACCCCTGGTTTCTTCAAGCTATATCAAATTCAAGAGGAACTTTCAGCTTTATTTGATAACCGACCCATTGATCTGATCACGACTAAATTTCTTAATCAACGAATTCGTGATCGCGTTTTAGCCACAGCTAAGGTTTTTTATGTCGCAACGTGA
- a CDS encoding N-6 DNA methylase, with amino-acid sequence MKLANILKDSNYKLLQFTTAEIEQLEQSIILKEAKNGEAPYTDCLVRKKQIKLTPEEVIRQLYLRVLTERLDYPLSRIQVEYGVNFGREVKRADIVVMDKDRPNAVYMIVELKKPKLKDGKGQLRSYCNATGAQIAVWTNGEQISYYQRKDPNYFEDIPRLPNANETLADILKIKFTLEDLIANDKLVKENKSLKTLIEEMEDEVLANAGVDVFEELFKLIFTKLYDEWFAGQGNRRSTHSLEFRNTGQTESDLHAKIQSLFDKAKKKWEGVFSEDTKISLTRSHLSVCVSSLENVKLFNSNLEVIDEAFEYLINKSSRGEKGQFFTPRYVIDMCVRMLNPQEDEYIIDTAAGSSGFPVHTIFYVWRQILDDEGLEASHLFSLEDKPPRCKEYVEDKVFAIDFDEKAVRVARTLNLIAGDGQTNVLHLNTLDYELWDEVTEQENWDDVYHEGFRRLKKLRPKGSKDYREFQFDVLMANPPFAGDIKEPRMIARYDLAKKSNGKWETKVGRDILFIERNLDFLKPGGRMAIVLPQGRFNNSSDKHIRDYIAARCRILAVIGLHGNTFKPHTGTKTSVLFVQKWNDDSKAGALCPQQDDYNIFFATMRKSGKDNSGEKIYVKKPGDSGGLLFDNHNHWIVDHDLFNHEGLTEDGITEAFIEFAKKENLSFFKPGPSVTPFDAVRYQQLMDGLEAVQISFSQLEKSLRFDPEFYKKEHLEVETILMRKEPHRLGSLCNLFDGPFGSELLADTYAADGIPILRMQNVSKIGSLELDDVLFVSEEDAGNLKKYEAFPGEVVSTKIGFLGYSTVLTSAYQKYIFRRELTRFKINKTIKLNPYYLATFFNSKFGRSQFYRYASGTTRDRVLLISQREILAVIPHVDFQNLIQRTIRYSYNLKQKSKDIYQQAENLLLSELGLQAWQPTEEAIAVKSYSESFLSSGRFDAEYYQPKFDQLIERLEEKVELTALDNLLILNQRGKQPEYIEEQDKNKLGLPVVNSKHVREGEVILADNRYAYLPETDDPLTIQTDDVLINGTGVGTIGRCAPYLYEQEALPDNHVTILRTDSLDPVYLSIYLNSIIGKLFVEKHFKGSSGQIELYPNEIAQFLVWEAPSSIQQKIRNNVEASHQKREQSKQLLEIAKTGVERAIETDEVIAITWINQQLEVLGIELT; translated from the coding sequence ATGAAATTAGCAAATATCCTCAAAGACTCAAATTACAAGCTGTTGCAGTTTACGACCGCTGAGATTGAGCAGTTAGAGCAGAGCATTATTCTTAAAGAGGCTAAAAACGGTGAAGCTCCCTATACCGATTGTTTAGTACGCAAAAAACAAATCAAGCTCACACCAGAAGAAGTGATTCGGCAACTTTATTTACGAGTCTTGACCGAACGGTTGGACTATCCTCTCAGCCGCATTCAGGTGGAGTATGGAGTTAATTTCGGACGAGAAGTGAAACGGGCAGACATTGTGGTGATGGATAAAGACCGGCCCAATGCAGTGTACATGATTGTAGAGCTAAAGAAACCAAAACTTAAGGATGGGAAGGGACAGCTTCGCTCCTACTGTAATGCTACCGGGGCGCAGATTGCTGTTTGGACAAATGGGGAGCAAATTTCCTATTACCAGCGCAAGGATCCTAATTACTTTGAAGACATTCCAAGGCTACCCAATGCGAATGAAACCCTAGCGGATATTCTCAAAATCAAGTTTACGCTGGAAGATTTGATTGCCAATGACAAGTTAGTAAAGGAGAATAAATCCCTCAAGACATTGATTGAAGAAATGGAAGATGAGGTGCTGGCAAATGCTGGGGTAGATGTTTTTGAGGAATTGTTTAAGCTGATTTTTACTAAACTCTATGATGAGTGGTTTGCTGGGCAGGGTAACAGGCGATCTACGCACTCTCTTGAGTTCCGCAATACGGGACAAACAGAAAGTGATCTACATGCTAAGATTCAATCCCTTTTTGATAAAGCCAAGAAAAAATGGGAGGGTGTATTTAGTGAAGATACCAAGATTAGTCTGACGCGCTCTCATTTATCGGTGTGTGTATCGTCTTTAGAAAACGTTAAGTTATTCAATTCCAACCTTGAAGTTATTGATGAAGCCTTTGAGTATTTAATTAACAAGAGTAGTCGGGGTGAGAAAGGGCAGTTTTTTACACCTCGTTATGTCATTGATATGTGTGTAAGAATGCTCAATCCCCAAGAGGATGAGTACATCATTGATACAGCAGCGGGGTCTTCTGGCTTTCCAGTTCACACAATTTTTTATGTCTGGCGGCAGATTTTAGATGATGAAGGTTTAGAGGCAAGTCATTTATTTTCTTTAGAAGACAAGCCGCCTCGGTGCAAAGAGTATGTGGAGGATAAAGTTTTTGCGATTGATTTTGATGAAAAGGCAGTGCGCGTGGCCCGGACGTTAAATCTGATTGCGGGTGATGGACAGACGAATGTGTTGCATTTGAACACGCTGGATTATGAACTTTGGGATGAAGTGACAGAGCAGGAGAATTGGGATGATGTTTATCATGAGGGTTTCAGACGACTCAAAAAACTGAGACCTAAAGGCAGCAAGGACTATCGAGAATTCCAGTTTGATGTGTTGATGGCGAATCCGCCTTTTGCCGGAGATATTAAGGAACCGCGGATGATTGCCCGCTATGACCTGGCGAAAAAGTCAAATGGGAAATGGGAAACCAAGGTTGGGCGCGACATTTTATTTATTGAACGCAACCTGGATTTTTTGAAACCGGGGGGCAGAATGGCGATTGTGCTTCCTCAAGGGCGGTTTAACAACTCTTCTGATAAACACATTCGAGACTATATTGCAGCGCGCTGTCGAATTTTGGCGGTGATCGGACTACATGGCAACACGTTTAAGCCTCACACAGGGACAAAAACTTCGGTGTTGTTCGTGCAGAAGTGGAATGATGACTCCAAAGCTGGCGCACTCTGTCCCCAACAGGATGACTACAATATCTTTTTTGCCACAATGCGGAAGTCCGGGAAAGATAATTCCGGTGAAAAGATTTATGTGAAGAAGCCTGGTGATTCGGGTGGTTTACTCTTTGATAACCATAATCATTGGATTGTTGATCATGATTTGTTTAACCATGAGGGCCTGACAGAAGACGGGATTACGGAAGCCTTTATTGAGTTTGCCAAAAAGGAGAATCTCAGTTTTTTTAAACCCGGCCCATCTGTTACGCCGTTTGATGCTGTGAGGTATCAGCAGTTAATGGATGGGCTTGAAGCAGTTCAAATTTCTTTCAGTCAGTTGGAAAAGTCACTAAGATTTGACCCAGAATTTTACAAAAAGGAACATCTTGAAGTAGAAACAATCTTAATGAGAAAGGAACCTCACAGGTTGGGAAGTCTATGTAATCTTTTTGATGGCCCCTTTGGCTCTGAATTACTTGCTGATACCTACGCCGCAGATGGAATTCCTATTCTAAGAATGCAGAATGTATCTAAAATTGGCTCTCTTGAGCTAGATGATGTACTTTTTGTTTCAGAAGAAGATGCTGGTAATCTAAAAAAATATGAAGCTTTTCCTGGAGAGGTAGTTTCTACGAAGATCGGCTTCCTAGGGTATTCAACCGTCTTAACTTCAGCGTACCAAAAATATATTTTTAGACGAGAGCTAACTAGGTTCAAAATCAATAAAACTATCAAGCTAAACCCATATTACTTAGCTACTTTTTTTAACTCAAAGTTTGGTCGTAGCCAATTTTATAGATATGCAAGTGGTACAACAAGAGACAGAGTTTTATTGATTAGCCAAAGAGAAATTCTAGCGGTTATACCTCATGTTGATTTTCAAAATCTTATTCAGAGAACTATCCGATATTCGTACAACTTGAAACAGAAATCGAAAGACATTTATCAACAAGCTGAGAATTTGTTATTGTCGGAGCTTGGTTTACAGGCCTGGCAACCCACGGAAGAAGCCATTGCAGTTAAGAGTTATTCAGAGTCATTTCTGTCTTCTGGTCGCTTTGATGCCGAGTATTACCAGCCAAAATTTGATCAACTGATTGAACGACTGGAGGAAAAAGTTGAGCTAACTGCCCTCGATAATTTACTCATCCTTAATCAACGTGGGAAACAACCCGAATATATTGAAGAACAAGATAAAAATAAATTAGGTTTGCCTGTTGTTAATTCCAAGCACGTCCGAGAAGGCGAAGTCATCCTGGCAGATAATCGCTATGCCTATTTACCGGAAACCGATGATCCACTGACGATTCAAACTGACGATGTTTTAATCAATGGTACAGGTGTTGGCACAATTGGACGGTGTGCGCCTTACCTCTATGAGCAAGAAGCTTTACCAGATAACCATGTCACGATTTTGAGAACGGATTCACTCGATCCGGTTTATCTGTCAATTTACCTCAACAGTATTATTGGAAAGTTATTCGTTGAAAAGCATTTCAAGGGATCATCTGGTCAGATTGAACTGTACCCTAACGAAATTGCTCAATTTTTAGTTTGGGAAGCACCTAGTTCTATTCAACAGAAAATCAGAAACAATGTTGAAGCCTCTCACCAAAAGCGGGAGCAGTCGAAACAGTTGTTAGAAATTGCTAAAACAGGAGTAGAACGCGCGATTGAAACCGATGAAGTCATTGCAATAACTTGGATTAACCAGCAGCTAGAAGTCTTGGGGATAGAATTAACATGA
- a CDS encoding Uma2 family endonuclease: MEQTSPPLSPRYTLPTMYDLPSEDPEEPGLPDEFHLLQPELLRQTFCPPTYEADEIFAASDLNLYYDLRHPQWYKRPDWFAVLGVPRLYDDQDLRLSYVMWQEGIAPFVVLELLSPGPEKEDLGRSLRDASQPPNKWTVYEQILRVPYYFVFNRYTDELQAFGLVHERYQPLSVTGPGFWLAAAELGLGLWWGRYQGVERLWLRWYDRDSQWILTSAEREAQRADLEQQRADLAEMEIIRLQRLLEQAGLNPDP; encoded by the coding sequence ATGGAGCAAACCTCGCCGCCCCTTTCCCCTCGGTATACCTTGCCCACCATGTACGATCTGCCTAGTGAAGACCCCGAGGAACCTGGTTTGCCGGACGAATTCCATTTATTGCAACCTGAACTCCTGCGCCAAACGTTTTGTCCTCCTACCTATGAAGCCGACGAGATCTTTGCTGCGAGTGACTTGAACCTGTATTACGATCTGCGCCATCCCCAATGGTATAAACGTCCAGATTGGTTTGCGGTATTAGGAGTCCCGCGTCTTTATGATGATCAAGACTTGCGCTTAAGTTATGTCATGTGGCAGGAGGGTATTGCGCCTTTTGTGGTGCTGGAATTGTTATCCCCAGGCCCGGAAAAAGAAGATTTGGGCCGCAGTTTACGGGATGCGAGTCAACCACCGAACAAATGGACGGTCTATGAGCAAATTTTGAGAGTTCCCTACTACTTTGTTTTTAATCGCTACACAGACGAGTTACAGGCTTTTGGCTTAGTCCACGAACGATATCAGCCGTTATCTGTGACAGGGCCTGGGTTTTGGTTGGCAGCCGCTGAGTTAGGCCTGGGGCTTTGGTGGGGACGGTATCAAGGTGTTGAGCGGTTGTGGTTGCGCTGGTATGACCGAGATTCCCAATGGATTCTGACTTCGGCTGAACGAGAGGCACAACGGGCAGACTTGGAACAGCAACGGGCAGATCTGGCAGAGATGGAAATCATCCGACTGCAACGACTTTTAGAACAAGCTGGCCTGAATCCTGATCCCTGA
- a CDS encoding 3-oxoacyl-[acyl-carrier-protein] synthase III C-terminal domain-containing protein — translation MLRFLPWAESVEQGKIKPGDIITTAGFWAGRTWRAAIFRWGLTRPA, via the coding sequence GTGCTTCGATTCCTCCCATGGGCTGAGTCTGTTGAACAAGGTAAAATTAAACCGGGAGATATTATTACTACGGCCGGTTTTTGGGCAGGTCGAACTTGGAGAGCCGCCATTTTTCGCTGGGGATTGACCAGGCCAGCCTAA